tttatagaaagggTGGTATGGGCATGTCCAAGGCAGGGGAGAACTGTTTTggtgcatacattttttttccaaaacatgTGTCACAGAATTTGTGTAAGAAAATCTGAAGctgtcaaatgaaaaaaatggacCAGCAAACAAAATGCACAATCCATAGCCTATCTTATTTTGTCAATAGGCCAAATGGCAATCCCTTTAATATCAATAAGTACTAAGTAGAACATCAGATGATGTCTATGAATCTTGTTTGCAATGCAGATAATTTAGACTATAGATTTGAGTATTGTTATAgacaaaaatgcaaatgaattaTTAAAGCTTTTCATCTAATTTCATCTCTTCATCTGAGTTCTCCAAGCTCTCAAGACTAGCATTCAAGAACGTGATGCATTGTATTTAAATGTAATTCTCTTTGTTTCACTTTTTCAGTGGGAACAATGTTGGATACACAATACTTATTCCATGTGTGCCATGTCTTCAGTCTTGTAACAATGGTCATTTATGGATCTTTAACAGTACTGTAGTATGGGCAGAGGGAAAGCTAGATAAATCAGGTGAGAACAATTTAACAGAGAAGTCCTTTTATTGTTGTCTTGTTTACCCAAGTCTGTAGGCAAAATagtgcaaagaaaataatattatgtcTTGTCAATAGCAGATTTTTATGTTCAAAATACATTGGTCACGTTTTACAATACAGTTACTTTCTGTGTACATTGATACTCTGCAAAACCATGTAAGAAATTTGTGTATAATGTGTTTAATCGATCACATGAGAGCAGTTATTTAAGCAGTTGTTAGCTCTAAATGTAAGCTGAATAACAAACATTTACTCTCAGAGAAAAAAACAACCACAAAGCATTTTCTTTAATACACGTATCAAAAGCTTTTTTATATAGGTGGTTCCAAAAACTACAGTTTATTTACACACTTTTCAcatctctttatttttgtaGGAAGTGATGTGTTGAGGTGGGACAGTTTGCCAGAATGTCCAGATGATGACAACAGCCAAGATTCTTTCCTTGAAGATATGGATGATATTGAGTGTATCCGGTGATCTGTAGTCCAAGattatgaaaattaaatcaGCAGCTGCATAATGTTTgatcaaaattgaatgaaacTTCTCTTGATCACTCTTATTCAAAACTCCAATTTAATTGAACATGATTTACCCAAAAGATTAGCCCTGGATTGAGCCAAATGATTAAACTTGAGTATAATAAACAGATTTATGATTTATCCTGGGTTTGGATAGTAAATCATAATCTCTATGTTAACCAGTTACCAGTTAACTTTTTGGTACATGCTTGTTgacacatacacaaaaaaagCTTTTAAACAATAgtacaaataaagaaaacatgatttttaaggATTTGTGACTTTGTGTCATATTGGCATCACATTGAAACCATAATGACCAAACTGGAATTGGAATATGAGCATATATGTGTGCATATTGATGGCAGGTAAAGCATCTCTTATCTACCCAGACACCCACTTGTAGGCAAATAGTAGAGTGTATGATGCCATGATGACAGGAGTTCTGACACTATAAAGTGAATGAAAGGCTTAAGCACATCTTCTAATTCAGAGTTTAATGCATTGCAAAATGTTCAGTCAATGGCAATGCCCATTAACACATACACACATTTAGCATGAAAGCTTTTAAGTGATGGAGGAAGTTATACACcttcatttgtttcattttccatgttggtttcagtattttgcttttCACTTTGTTAAGTATATAGTATAATGCCCCATTTACATTTGGTCTATGATTATTGTAGGGTGCCTGTAGGGTGATGCATATCATACAATCTCCTGAGGGTGGGGTATGATGATCATGAGACTTTCTTATTGAGTCatgattttcagatttttttcagcTGAGAGTTCTATAAATATTCGAAATCGTAAGATTGTACATGTAGCCCTGAAACACATTGTAGTCTTTGGCCCTATACAATGTCCAGCTTATGAAATCACATGCTAAAAGTAaataatgtaaacataaaaACTATAGCCCTTGGCCAACtacaatgcaaaaaaatattgtaaattataCAACACATGGATAGATCCTTGACAGCTGATTGGATGAAAGCGTGTCACATGACATTCAGATGAATCAGCTATAGCACGCTAAGATATGCTAgccgtgctatagtcgactattgCACACTCGTGCTATGGTCGACTATAGCACGCTGATCGAAGTAAATGAGCCAGCACTGCAAGATCCCTTGGCACTCTGAACCCATGGACATGCCCCGTACACGTTAAGCAAATTAGCGGTATACGCGCATAATCACGTTTTCGTTTCTCTGACCGATGTACGTAGCACTGCGCATACACGTTGCTAAGCTGAACACAATGCGCGTATTTACGTTGCTAAGCTAATTATTCCCAGGGTACGCTGAAACTTGGATTTCCTTCTGGATTTTATGGAATTCGTTCACAAATTGGACTTCATGGATCAATGACTTTATGGATCTATGTTGAAAGTACTTGATTCTCCTTGGATTACTGGAGTAAATCTACTCGACGATCAAAAGACAACATTGTAAGCAAAATAAGACCTAACGCGCGTTAGTCATAGACTAGACCTATAGATCTAgcctatctagatctagtctaaaCTGTAAGCTATcggtgttgtataaaacaaatattcaatgttgtatTCGTGCGACGTTCCGAATATTACATTCGTTGCAAGTTGAAAAAGTCTATTCAACTCCGCTTCGCGTCGTTGAATAGACTGTTTCAACTTGCACACTCATGCAATATTCGGAACGATCGCactcatcaacattgaatatttgtatactattccATTAtatgatgatcatacatgtacatgaagctaATGTAAATGAGTCATTATATTCAGGAGATTCAAGCTGTTAAGGTCGTatcaatgaataaatttaacaatttacatgtatgatgaagTTAATTTTGTACATAGCCAGCAGAGAAATAGTAACAAGATTTACATAGAAATTCCACTTGACTTCAATTTAAAAGCAATgtgtgaatttatttttgtaaaatgtgTAATTCTAGCAGAGCCTTCTAATCTTTGAACAGCAATATAAggagaatatcaaatttttgtgtgatttatttACATAAATTTATTCAGGTCATGGTGTAAAGTGAAGTTGGGTTAGTCTAGTACAGTAATTGTAGTTAACTTCTTTTCTCAACCTCTGTTCTGCAATTTAATTGAATGTTCACTTGTTAACAAGTTTTTCTTGATTTGTCCAAGATATCATATTAATTGTATGATTGAGGTTAAGTTTTAACTAGGTTGTATGTGTTAAtgcattattaattttatgatttttttaaggcCACTTCATTGCAAAATGAATATGATCAATTGGTCAGGATAATGTAGGAGCTGTGAGATCCTTCACAATGGATTTAAGAGCTTTTATTACTATTGTAATATTGTAGGAATAGAGACCTGGCTTATCAGAAGCaaaaatttaaattgataaCTGATAATGTGCACCAAAGGA
This genomic interval from Lytechinus pictus isolate F3 Inbred chromosome 3, Lp3.0, whole genome shotgun sequence contains the following:
- the LOC129256949 gene encoding protein FAM72A-like, with amino-acid sequence MHPSFKKKPVVQLVCRFCNSCICKRGMKAVLLADTNMELYSTDAPCVGKISNVGRPYSTGKCECRISDTACNHCGNNVGYTILIPCVPCLQSCNNGHLWIFNSTVVWAEGKLDKSGSDVLRWDSLPECPDDDNSQDSFLEDMDDIECIR